ATATTCTTattgaagaaaacaattataaattcaaaaatgaaaataaataaataaataaaaataagctgGTTACGTGAATTTGTATTAGTATTCACATAGTTTCACGTGGAATAGTGAATGGGAATGGGAATGGGCAGAAAAACAGACTAGTACCTTGGTAAATGCCTTTGGCTCTACCTGTGGTCTACCTGTAATTCGCCAACTTGGCCctgaaaattacaaataaattgcACCATGTTGTACTATAATTGTAATCAAAATACACTAGTAAAAAAACATACCAGGAGGGGGAGTACGGAACTTTTGGGAGCGTTGTTTTAATCTCGAACCACGATCAAGAGCTTCAGGAGAAACGTAACCATATCCAGGTAGCACAAAGTTCTGGGGGCCATTATAACCAGAGGCACCTCCAATTGAAATCGATGATTGTTGcctttcattttgattcacgGACGAGCCAGCAGCCGATGAAGAGGTTGGATAACACCCTAATTGTGGCCGAGGCGGTGTTTGTCCCTGCTGACCACCGGTAAATGATGTTGGAGCTACCACACTGCCACTTGGTGCTTTAGTTTAAACGAATATGATACGATTCATGTTtggtaaaattaataattgaaaatggtTTGTACTTACGGTTCGACGATGAATGGTTTTGAAGGGCAGATTGCAGGGCATTGGCCAATTGCCCACTTGCCAGTGTAGAAGTTAGTAAACGGCTAAACGCGTCGGGATCCATTTCCAAACTAAACGTTTAGATGCCAGAAACGCCAACCAGCAGAcattgaaacaaatgaaaatgggagGGAAGACCGGGAAAAACGGGTAGGTGCTAGATTGTCAAATTTGTTGACAATAGGTTAATGGAggcgtttttatttatatattttccgCATATAATCCCACTCGCTCCCACTTGAATTGCATCAACAATAGAAATTCGAATTCAAGTGAGTGCCGGGAGCCTAATATGTGTTAccatgtaaaatttttattaatcaaCGCCCCGCGCTAGGAAAGGTATTTCCGCATGTTTCATTATCTGTTCGCCGTGCCAAAATTTCGTGAGAGGATCATATGGCACGTCCACGTTATTGCCGCCACATCTATTCGATTGATCTAACCGAATTTTTGATCGATCTGACATAGAATTTTAAATAGACTTATATCACCAGACAAAAATGCAAATCAAATTCTATTTGTATTTGTCGAAGGaatcgcgctagatctagcgccaTCTAAGCACTTATGACGCTAGCAAAGTTTTTTTGCTATTAGCTTGCGCGAAATGCGCAAAATTTAGCCCAATACATTTTATCACATTTACGAAAAGCGCGTGCCCGTCCGTATTTTAGCGCTTAGCTTGGGTCCGTCGCTTATTTAAGCGCTAAGGTCGCCCATCCGCTATTTTTGGCGGCTCAATCTGGGCGAAAAATAActcattcaaatattttgcgcTAGTAAAGCGCTATCTAAGCGCGCGTGGCGCTAGCGATGTGTTGGCGATAAACTTACGTGCGATGAGCTATATTCAGCgcatttctttattcttcgcattatttacgaaacgcgcaagcgcttctttaatttaaataattggtTGCGAAAGGGAGAACGATTGCGGTGAATGGATGAGAAGCGCGCGCCAATACATGATATTAGCGCTTGTCGCAGGTCTGTTCGCTATCTTAGCGCTAATCGTCGCCCGTTCACTTTTTAAGACGGCTCGCTGggccaaaaattttaaattgttcgCGCTGGATCTAGCGCTAGCGCTAGCGCGCATGGCACTAatgattaatttcaaattaactTGAGCGCGATGTGCGAGCGGGATAAATAATGGAGTGAAATATGTCGCGCTAGATCTACCGCTATCTAGGCTCTATTACCCTTATTATGATTTATTTGTGATTGACTTGCGTAAGATGCGCTAAATATTGCGCATCGTAGTTAATCACAGGTAAATCATAAGCGCAATACGCTCTTATacagcgctagatctagcgctaaatatttattttatcaaattatGCGCGCGTCGTAATTTATGTAATGAACTTATTCAGAGCTGAATTTCAGCTAAATTTAGCGCATTTTTCGTTGAGCGCAAGTTATTTTTAAGTTTATCATTACGCTGCGATATAGCTAGATGCAGCGCTacaaatttgacattttttgcgcAGCGAGCCGCCTTAAAGTCttaaacagcggacgggcgacGATAAGCGCTACGACAAGCAGCCTGACTCGTGATAAGCGCTGAAAAATGGACGGGCACGTACGAGCTACTCGTCCAGTCTCCgcaatggttttcttttcaagaacaatttagttaaattaacgaagcgcttgcgcgtttcgtaaaAAATGCGATGCAATGAATTACGCtaatttagcgcatcgcgcgcaaGTTAATCGCATATACATCACCAGCGTAATGTGCGCTTAGACAGCGCTATGTCTAGCGAGagacatttgatttaattattgttggcggaaaaaaaaacggatggGCGACCTTAGCGCTTAAATAGCGACGGGCTTACTCTAAGCGCTAAAATACGGACGGGCACGCGCATTTTCTAAAATACATTATAATAGgaattgcgctaaatttagcgcatcgtAGTTTATCACAGGTAAATCACTAGCGCCATACGCGCTCGAACAAACGCTacgaactttattttttttttgaattgcaTGGTCGGTAGCTCGAAAGAGTAGCTCGGTCGGTATTCAAACAAATCTTCATGTATTAAGCCAATCAATACAATCATGTTGCCACTTATACTTCAATCATCTTCATagtcctctttctctctcttccgttTAATTATCGCCCTACACTTCATCAgtcatcaatttgtttttcatcatGGCGGAGGCTCGTCTCACCGCATCACGTGGAGGCAATCGTGCCGCTGCGACTCGTTTAATCAACAGGATTAATACTATCGTTGCAGATGTTGCCATAACGAGAGCCCAAAAGATCCACGAACTTCAAGACAAAATTGAAAGTCTTGAAGAAAAGATAGCAACCATAGCAAACATCGACAACGCCATTCAAGATGAATTAGATCCTGAAGATGTTCAAGCAGAGATTGAAGCAGCCGATACGAATAATCAAACTTATCGTGACGCTAGAGCCGGCTTTACATTTCAACTGAAAACGCTGCAAGATGAAGAAGCTGCAGCTAACGCAATTCTCGCTCTCGCTACAGC
The sequence above is drawn from the Daphnia pulicaria isolate SC F1-1A chromosome 1, SC_F0-13Bv2, whole genome shotgun sequence genome and encodes:
- the LOC124327132 gene encoding uncharacterized protein LOC124327132; its protein translation is MDPDAFSRLLTSTLASGQLANALQSALQNHSSSNPPSGSVVAPTSFTGGQQGQTPPRPQLGCYPTSSSAAGSSVNQNERQQSSISIGGASGYNGPQNFVLPGYGYVSPEALDRGSRLKQRSQKFRTPPPGPSWRITGRPQVEPKAFTKVLVCFSAHSHSHSLFHVKLCEY